From Bacteroidota bacterium, the proteins below share one genomic window:
- a CDS encoding T9SS type A sorting domain-containing protein, translated as MSEVFMIDVKEPENGFAEVVDAEGRLMMRCELAGGLHEVNCSSWPPGNYMVRIVSQNRRVVYPLVKQ; from the coding sequence GTGAGTGAGGTGTTTATGATTGATGTGAAAGAGCCTGAAAATGGTTTTGCTGAGGTGGTGGATGCGGAAGGCAGGTTGATGATGCGTTGTGAACTGGCTGGTGGTTTGCACGAAGTAAATTGCAGTAGCTGGCCGCCGGGCAATTATATGGTGCGTATTGTTTCGCAAAACCGGCGTGTGGTTTATCCGTTGGTGAAGCAATAA
- a CDS encoding diacylglycerol kinase family protein, translated as MAEKKSSLFASFGYAWRGCLLLFGSERNARIQLGLIVFAVLAGLGVGLTTVEWSIVAISSAAVIAAEAFNTAIEHLCNHLYPEKHPAIRNVKDLSAAAVLIISAAALVSIGFLLFPRILMLVFYPASV; from the coding sequence ATGGCTGAGAAAAAAAGCAGTCTGTTTGCCAGTTTCGGTTATGCCTGGCGGGGATGCCTGCTTTTGTTTGGCAGTGAGCGAAATGCGCGTATTCAGCTTGGGCTGATTGTATTTGCCGTATTGGCGGGTTTGGGGGTAGGTTTAACGACAGTAGAATGGAGCATCGTAGCGATCAGTTCTGCAGCCGTAATTGCAGCCGAGGCATTCAACACCGCGATCGAGCATTTATGCAATCATCTTTATCCCGAAAAACATCCCGCAATCAGGAATGTAAAAGATCTTAGTGCAGCGGCGGTGCTCATTATTTCGGCCGCGGCCCTGGTTTCAATCGGATTTTTACTGTTTCCGCGCATTTTAATGCTCGTTTTTTATCCGGCATCAGTTTGA
- a CDS encoding gliding motility-associated C-terminal domain-containing protein — MNKALLRILVLFIFAAFSHKAAKACHGLPLVGYTAVVGPTGVTINASSDPATCGCGPYWLEVEVTCLSAANFTGNPPAWNAPNWNLYPWYHSALNVPTHTAAQGWLENCVLEPYSPVFVPFTDLCPGTTYFLRSRERIAGPGGTNGPWTAATQFTTPGTPPVFVLSSSASTNNICPGQPITFSANLTPANTCGSSGNTVYTWTTVPVQPGTPVTGATVTISPTVSCVVTLNATGGPLACYTTPPATQTITVTPAPTVGTSSVSPTTVCQGGCVTLSLTSFTNGSIQWQSSPNGITWTNIAGATTNPYQYCPVNSLMYFRAMIDGACTDVFSNIVTVGIIPTPNVNITATSTSICLGQSVTLTATGASSYQWNGGNFNNTPGSSQTVTPSVTTTYTVSGNPSSACPGTRTVTIVVNQPPQLTFSPPTASICLGDAVTVTCGPDSNTYNWNGGPGLTSLNPGINDSVLCAPTSTTTYNVTATSPAGCTANGTVTVTISPTPVLIPSSDSLDICPNSPDTLTITGAASYSWSPLVGANILNANGSMVEFYPAASQGYWVTGTSAAGCVDSIPIYVTVSNNIVVTAGQDDTICPGTQTQLTATGGNQYLWTASNPGPIGNSQTSTATVAPSTTTTYVVNVANSAGCTGSDTVTVFVRNLPTILAPTDTMLCAGNSIILNPATGGVNYVWTGVGITSGGNTATPTVSPSSTTTYVVTGIDANGCQNNDTMQVTVNPLPLANAGADVSICDSCYQLSASGGVQYAWFPTGNLSNAQINNPTACISATTVYTVTVTDANGCVNTDAITITVYPVLTVAASSNAAICAGGQTTLSANGGGGDGGPYNYAWTPAAGIIGNANQQSVNVSPSVTTTYYVTVTDQCGSEAVVDSVLVTVNALPVLTVVPDLAQGCVPLCVNFTTTSQPAAVTTSIDFGDGNFSSTANANHCYNTAGAYDITYTVTDVNGCTNTQVFAGMINAWPLPIANFTVTPGVTSILNPLISISSSPCIGCDSTWYEMGLPSDTTIFNLGQPFDFLYSVPGTYTITQTVSNQYGCRDQSTEVVVIEPDHSFYAPNAFSPNADGINDFFYTYSDGIDVATFELMIFDRWGNLIYFTRDIAKGWNGSVNNAGPLCQIDTYVWKATYRDNKGDPHEAIGHVNLIR; from the coding sequence ATGAATAAAGCGCTACTCCGAATTCTGGTGCTATTCATTTTTGCTGCATTCTCCCATAAGGCAGCAAAAGCATGTCACGGTCTTCCCTTGGTTGGATATACTGCTGTGGTTGGTCCCACGGGTGTTACCATCAACGCCAGCTCTGATCCGGCAACCTGTGGTTGCGGTCCTTACTGGCTGGAAGTAGAGGTAACCTGCCTTTCGGCAGCCAACTTTACCGGTAATCCCCCGGCATGGAACGCCCCCAACTGGAACCTGTATCCCTGGTATCACTCCGCACTGAACGTTCCCACACACACCGCCGCTCAAGGCTGGCTCGAAAACTGTGTGCTGGAGCCGTACAGCCCTGTGTTTGTACCTTTCACCGATCTTTGTCCCGGCACAACTTACTTCCTTCGCTCACGTGAGCGCATCGCAGGTCCGGGTGGAACAAACGGTCCGTGGACAGCGGCCACACAATTTACCACACCCGGCACGCCTCCGGTTTTTGTGCTCAGCTCATCGGCTTCTACCAATAATATTTGTCCCGGGCAGCCCATTACGTTCTCTGCCAACCTCACTCCCGCCAACACCTGCGGAAGTTCGGGCAACACAGTTTATACCTGGACAACCGTTCCCGTGCAACCCGGCACACCTGTAACCGGCGCCACCGTTACCATCAGCCCCACTGTATCTTGTGTGGTTACGCTTAATGCTACCGGCGGCCCGCTTGCCTGCTACACCACACCTCCGGCCACACAAACAATTACCGTTACCCCGGCACCCACGGTAGGTACTTCATCCGTATCGCCTACAACAGTGTGTCAGGGCGGATGTGTAACGCTTTCACTCACCTCATTTACCAACGGCTCCATTCAATGGCAATCTTCGCCCAACGGAATTACGTGGACCAACATTGCGGGAGCTACAACAAATCCCTATCAGTATTGCCCGGTTAACTCGCTCATGTACTTCCGCGCAATGATTGACGGAGCCTGTACCGATGTGTTTTCGAACATTGTAACGGTGGGTATTATTCCCACTCCCAACGTTAACATTACGGCCACATCCACATCCATTTGTCTGGGGCAAAGTGTAACGCTTACTGCAACCGGAGCCTCATCCTATCAATGGAACGGAGGAAACTTCAACAACACGCCAGGTTCTTCGCAAACGGTTACGCCAAGTGTAACAACTACTTATACAGTTTCCGGAAACCCCAGTTCGGCTTGTCCCGGTACACGAACAGTTACAATTGTCGTAAATCAACCGCCGCAACTTACTTTTAGTCCGCCCACAGCCTCCATCTGTCTTGGCGATGCAGTAACCGTAACCTGCGGCCCCGACAGTAATACTTATAACTGGAACGGAGGCCCCGGTCTTACTTCGCTCAATCCGGGTATAAACGATTCAGTGTTGTGTGCGCCTACCTCAACTACCACGTATAATGTAACCGCTACTTCGCCTGCAGGCTGTACGGCCAACGGTACGGTAACGGTTACTATTTCGCCTACGCCCGTACTTATTCCCTCATCCGATTCACTTGATATCTGCCCCAACTCACCCGATACACTTACCATTACCGGTGCAGCCAGTTATTCATGGTCGCCGCTGGTGGGGGCAAATATTCTGAATGCCAATGGTTCGATGGTTGAGTTTTACCCGGCCGCTTCGCAGGGTTACTGGGTAACCGGTACCTCGGCTGCCGGCTGTGTGGATTCAATTCCTATTTATGTAACCGTTTCCAACAACATTGTGGTAACGGCCGGTCAGGATGATACCATTTGTCCCGGTACGCAAACACAGCTTACCGCCACAGGCGGCAACCAGTATTTGTGGACAGCCAGCAATCCCGGCCCGATCGGTAATTCGCAAACTTCAACCGCAACCGTTGCGCCTTCAACCACCACTACGTATGTGGTAAACGTAGCCAACTCGGCTGGCTGTACCGGTTCAGACACCGTTACCGTGTTTGTACGTAATTTGCCCACCATTCTTGCCCCTACAGATACGATGCTATGTGCGGGTAACAGCATTATTCTTAATCCGGCCACAGGCGGTGTAAACTACGTATGGACAGGCGTGGGCATAACCTCCGGTGGCAACACAGCCACGCCAACAGTTTCGCCTTCTTCAACTACTACATACGTAGTTACAGGTATTGATGCCAATGGCTGCCAGAATAACGATACCATGCAGGTTACCGTAAACCCGCTGCCATTAGCCAATGCAGGTGCGGATGTATCAATCTGCGATTCGTGCTATCAGCTTTCTGCTTCAGGTGGGGTGCAGTATGCATGGTTCCCGACTGGCAACCTCAGCAATGCGCAAATAAACAACCCAACCGCCTGCATCAGTGCAACAACTGTGTACACCGTAACCGTTACCGACGCTAACGGATGTGTGAATACGGATGCCATCACGATAACTGTTTATCCTGTGCTTACTGTAGCAGCCTCCTCCAATGCGGCCATCTGCGCGGGCGGGCAAACCACACTCTCGGCAAACGGAGGTGGTGGCGACGGCGGCCCGTATAACTATGCATGGACACCGGCTGCTGGTATTATTGGTAATGCCAACCAGCAGAGTGTTAACGTGTCGCCCTCGGTAACAACTACTTATTACGTAACAGTAACCGACCAGTGCGGCTCTGAGGCCGTAGTTGATTCGGTGCTGGTTACTGTAAATGCGTTGCCCGTGCTCACCGTAGTGCCTGATCTGGCACAGGGCTGCGTGCCGCTTTGCGTAAACTTCACCACCACATCGCAGCCTGCAGCCGTAACCACCAGTATTGATTTCGGCGACGGTAACTTCAGCAGCACCGCAAATGCAAACCATTGCTACAACACCGCCGGCGCATACGATATAACGTACACCGTTACCGATGTAAATGGTTGCACCAACACGCAGGTATTTGCAGGTATGATTAATGCCTGGCCGCTGCCCATTGCAAACTTTACAGTAACACCAGGCGTTACCTCCATTCTCAATCCGTTGATCAGCATTTCATCATCGCCGTGCATCGGTTGTGATTCTACATGGTATGAAATGGGATTGCCAAGCGATACAACCATTTTCAATCTTGGCCAGCCGTTTGATTTCTTGTATAGTGTGCCCGGAACCTACACCATTACGCAAACCGTAAGCAACCAGTATGGCTGCCGCGATCAGTCAACCGAAGTGGTGGTTATTGAGCCTGATCATTCGTTCTACGCTCCCAACGCATTCTCACCCAATGCCGACGGTATTAATGATTTCTTCTACACCTACAGCGATGGCATTGATGTGGCCACCTTCGAACTTATGATTTTCGATCGCTGGGGCAATCTCATTTACTTTACACGTGATATTGCCAAAGGCTGGAACGGAAGCGTAAATAACGCAGGCCCGCTTTGCCAGATTGATACGTATGTGTGGAAAGCCACCTACCGCGATAACAAGGGTGATCCTCACGAAGCCATCGGGCACGTGAACCTGATTCGCTAA
- a CDS encoding 1-acyl-sn-glycerol-3-phosphate acyltransferase, translating to MLYNFFWLLFRITFRFFFREVAIHNRERIPPKGPLLICANHPGALLDPLVIAVLLGRRVHFLAKAVAFKSKFAQWLLPRLNMIPIYRKQDDPSQTHRNEETFIKCYEQLAKGAAILIFPEGISITERKLRELKTGAARIALGAEEANNFSLDVHILAVGLNYDDPHTFGRDILIQVAEPIAVSAYTAQWKTDKFAAADALTEEIRRRLEAQIIHIENSEDDRFVHQLERLHGEEISRKLQLPADSAQHEFRLTQRLASLVQWFRQHDNERLNDLRSGMSSYFWKLEALGLNDKTLRGTEVKPIHHRLVQLLAAVIGFPIYLCGLLLNGVPFFVAHNLSQRLIKQREFQGAVGVVTGALLFLIWYVLWSVLMYKLTDNGWLAAGVVCIAIPTGLFAWYYHLQMRELLKRRLLSSLFKRRRVMIVELVRQREELIRQLNAAEAYYRSRAI from the coding sequence ATGCTTTACAATTTCTTCTGGCTCCTTTTCCGCATCACGTTTCGTTTCTTCTTTCGCGAAGTGGCGATACACAACCGTGAGCGTATTCCGCCCAAAGGGCCGTTGCTGATTTGCGCCAATCACCCCGGTGCATTGCTTGATCCGTTGGTGATTGCGGTACTGCTTGGGCGCAGGGTGCATTTTCTTGCAAAGGCGGTGGCATTTAAATCGAAGTTTGCGCAATGGCTTTTGCCCAGGCTCAATATGATTCCCATTTACCGCAAGCAGGATGATCCTTCGCAAACTCACCGCAACGAAGAAACGTTTATAAAATGCTACGAACAGCTTGCCAAAGGCGCGGCCATTCTCATTTTCCCGGAAGGCATCAGCATTACCGAGCGCAAACTCCGCGAGCTGAAAACCGGAGCCGCACGCATTGCACTGGGGGCGGAAGAAGCGAATAATTTTTCGCTTGATGTACATATCCTCGCTGTGGGTTTAAACTACGACGATCCGCACACATTCGGCCGCGATATTCTGATTCAGGTGGCCGAGCCGATTGCGGTGAGTGCGTACACGGCACAGTGGAAAACCGACAAATTTGCAGCAGCTGATGCGCTTACCGAAGAAATCCGCCGCAGACTGGAAGCGCAGATTATCCACATCGAAAACAGTGAAGACGATCGTTTTGTGCATCAGCTTGAGCGGCTCCATGGCGAAGAAATCAGTCGCAAACTTCAGCTTCCTGCTGATTCGGCTCAGCACGAATTCAGACTTACACAGCGGCTTGCATCACTGGTACAATGGTTCAGGCAACACGATAATGAACGCCTGAACGATTTGCGCAGCGGCATGAGCAGCTATTTCTGGAAACTGGAGGCGCTGGGCCTGAACGACAAAACACTGCGCGGCACGGAAGTAAAACCCATTCATCACCGCCTCGTACAACTGTTGGCCGCCGTAATTGGCTTTCCGATTTATTTATGTGGTTTGCTGCTGAATGGTGTGCCGTTTTTTGTGGCGCACAATCTCTCACAGCGTTTAATTAAACAGCGCGAATTTCAGGGCGCAGTAGGTGTGGTTACCGGTGCATTGCTTTTTCTGATCTGGTATGTACTGTGGAGTGTGCTGATGTATAAGCTAACGGATAATGGCTGGCTGGCTGCGGGTGTTGTCTGTATAGCCATTCCAACAGGTTTGTTTGCCTGGTATTATCACCTTCAAATGCGCGAATTGCTCAAGCGCCGCCTGCTAAGCAGTTTGTTTAAACGCCGCCGGGTAATGATTGTGGAACTGGTTCGCCAGCGCGAAGAATTAATCAGGCAGTTGAATGCGGCAGAGGCGTATTACCGCAGCCGTGCTATCTGA
- a CDS encoding transcriptional regulator, translated as MSNYLHQLNKAFENRSRLGIMSVLAVNERVDFNRLKELLELTDGNLASHLTALERENYIEVQKQFIGKKPNTSYLLTDAGRAAFRSHLDALEAMLREMR; from the coding sequence ATGAGCAACTATTTGCATCAGTTGAATAAAGCGTTTGAAAACCGCTCGCGGCTCGGCATTATGTCGGTGCTGGCGGTGAATGAACGTGTGGATTTCAACCGGCTTAAAGAATTGCTCGAACTCACCGACGGCAATCTGGCCAGTCACCTCACCGCACTCGAACGCGAAAATTATATAGAAGTACAAAAACAATTCATCGGCAAAAAACCAAACACTTCGTATTTGCTTACTGATGCAGGCCGTGCAGCTTTTCGTTCGCACCTGGATGCGCTGGAAGCAATGCTGAGGGAAATGAGGTAA
- a CDS encoding DUF4173 domain-containing protein codes for MKRNDWIFLLTVALYSFLFWEQRWGMNMLIFSGAVVLGTALMNPQAVRRRGWIVAAAAVLITGLGGYLNGSWLGLVGNAAALLLLATQSMHPGSSVLAGMLVGISSVAGSFVFMITDTVERRNANLQAAQQNPNAPQRKPGRIWAVIISIVVVIVFFVIYRQSSVLFKELTKHINLDFISLGWVIFTAIGACIVYGIYYLHGPHDVARDSSNFKRNLEPQLFGQQGWGDKLLSADNERFIGVLVFALLNVLTLLVAGGDLLFQLGERELPEGVTYTSYVHQGVGGLIVSIFLAMGLVLFFFRGRLNFDMRYKTLRILALVWLAQNVLLLVLTGMRSNMYTLEFGLTYKRLGVYFYLLLTLGGLITTAIKVMNRKTNIWLFHANTWFCFMAFSLSTLISWDRFITYYNVTYPKSLDKAYVSNLTGANIDLLAKINRNKAGAGKKPGNSSFDEDSNIDFDGLLDVIYKNRWTDKESFSVRLYTRIYKHLYISRTIDWRSDVYLGRHVAKQLESMPDFGTDTFLYVGKQNLGTLYYFNGFKYITLLDASDNELESLGEVSKFPALRHLKISGNRNLKYLKGLEGCRNLEILDIAYVPAGDFSVLRNLTKLKYVNVSDSRQKEAIQRIRPDITVNEQ; via the coding sequence ATGAAACGCAACGACTGGATTTTTCTGCTTACGGTAGCCCTTTACAGCTTTTTGTTCTGGGAGCAGCGCTGGGGAATGAACATGCTCATTTTCAGCGGAGCCGTGGTGCTTGGTACGGCGCTGATGAATCCGCAGGCGGTGCGGCGCCGGGGCTGGATTGTGGCTGCTGCCGCGGTGCTGATTACCGGTTTGGGCGGCTACCTCAATGGCTCGTGGCTGGGGCTTGTGGGCAATGCGGCGGCGCTGCTCCTGCTGGCCACACAAAGTATGCACCCCGGCTCGTCGGTGCTGGCGGGTATGCTGGTGGGCATTAGTTCTGTGGCCGGCTCGTTTGTGTTTATGATTACCGATACCGTTGAGCGGCGCAATGCTAATCTGCAGGCCGCACAGCAAAACCCGAATGCCCCGCAGCGCAAGCCCGGCCGCATCTGGGCGGTAATTATTTCGATTGTGGTGGTGATTGTGTTTTTTGTGATTTACCGCCAGTCGAGCGTGCTGTTCAAAGAACTCACCAAGCACATCAACCTCGATTTTATTTCGCTGGGCTGGGTTATTTTCACCGCTATCGGCGCCTGCATTGTATATGGCATTTACTACCTGCACGGCCCGCACGATGTGGCCCGCGACAGCAGCAATTTCAAACGCAACCTTGAGCCGCAGCTTTTCGGCCAGCAGGGCTGGGGCGACAAGCTGCTGAGTGCCGATAACGAACGTTTCATCGGCGTACTCGTATTTGCATTGCTCAACGTACTTACCCTGCTTGTGGCCGGCGGCGATTTACTCTTCCAGCTCGGTGAGCGCGAACTGCCCGAAGGCGTAACCTACACCAGCTACGTGCATCAGGGCGTGGGCGGATTAATCGTCTCTATTTTCCTGGCTATGGGGCTGGTGCTGTTTTTCTTCCGCGGCCGCCTCAATTTCGATATGCGTTACAAAACACTGCGCATACTGGCGCTGGTGTGGCTGGCGCAAAACGTGCTGCTGCTGGTGCTCACCGGCATGAGAAGCAACATGTACACGCTCGAATTCGGACTTACCTACAAACGCCTCGGGGTTTATTTTTACCTGTTGCTCACGCTTGGCGGCTTAATTACTACCGCCATTAAAGTGATGAACCGGAAAACCAACATTTGGCTCTTTCATGCCAACACCTGGTTTTGCTTTATGGCGTTTTCCCTCAGTACACTGATCAGCTGGGATCGGTTCATTACGTATTACAATGTGACGTATCCCAAATCGCTCGATAAAGCGTATGTATCAAACCTCACCGGTGCAAACATTGATTTACTGGCAAAAATAAACCGCAACAAAGCCGGGGCAGGGAAGAAGCCCGGAAACAGCAGTTTTGATGAGGATTCGAACATTGATTTTGACGGACTGCTGGATGTAATTTATAAAAACCGCTGGACCGACAAGGAAAGTTTTTCAGTACGCTTATATACCCGTATTTACAAACATCTGTATATCAGCCGTACCATCGACTGGCGTTCGGATGTGTATCTGGGGCGTCATGTGGCTAAACAGCTTGAATCAATGCCCGATTTTGGTACGGATACTTTCCTTTATGTGGGAAAACAAAATCTTGGAACATTGTATTATTTTAATGGATTTAAATATATCACTTTACTTGATGCTTCGGATAATGAGCTTGAAAGTCTGGGAGAGGTTAGTAAATTCCCTGCGCTTCGTCACCTGAAAATTTCTGGCAACCGAAACCTGAAATACCTGAAAGGGCTTGAAGGCTGCCGCAATCTGGAAATACTCGACATCGCTTATGTACCTGCGGGTGATTTCAGTGTGTTGCGTAATTTGACAAAACTGAAGTATGTGAATGTGTCAGACAGCAGGCAGAAAGAAGCCATTCAACGTATCCGTCCTGATATTACTGTGAATGAGCAATAG